In Pan troglodytes isolate AG18354 chromosome 20, NHGRI_mPanTro3-v2.0_pri, whole genome shotgun sequence, the genomic window AGAAGTGACCTCACCCCCAGGTGAaattgtcctttctttttttttgagacaaggtcttgctctgtcgcccaggctggagggcagtggctagatcatagctcactgcagccttgaattctggAACTCAAGctattccccagcctcagcctcccaaatatctagAACTACCAGCACATGCCACtatacccaggtaatttttttttttttggtagagatggggtctccctgtgttgcccaggcttgtcttaagttcctggcctcaagtgatcctcctgcctcagcctcccaaagtgctgggattacaggcatgagccactgtgcctggctcctgtCCTTGACTTCTGACTATAATACTGTCCTCTCTATGACCCTTGACATCTCTCCACCCTAACCTCTCCTCTCATCCCCGACCTCAAACACACTGTGACCTTTGACCCAACCCTTTCTATAACCTGTGATTCCCGTCTGACCCTGGGCTTGACCTCTGCTCACAATGATCCAACTTCACCTCTGACCCCTGTCTGAGCCCTGCTCCTTCCTGTTCCCACCCATCAGACCCCAGATCAGACTTGAGGTTACCTGGAGTGGACCTGGGCCGGGGGCAGTGGGAGACGCATTGGCACTGACACAAGCACAGGCTGGCCCTCCTCAATGGCTCGCAGGATGGTGGGCAGCGGTTCCAGGGTGTCTCGGGTTGTCTGGTGAGGCATGCAGGACAGAGACTGAGCAAAGTCTCCAGGGTCAGAGTCTCCCAAGCCTTCTTGCCTCCCTACTCTGGGTTCAGGCCATACCTGGTCAAGCTCAGCAAAGATTGTACAGAGCTGGGCATGCAGGACAGCTAACTGGAGGGCCAGATCACCACTGCCCTGGTAACCACTGGGGGCAGCATCCACATCCACCATGGCCACCTGGTCCAGGAAGCATTGCATGGCTGGTCCATGTTCCTCCAGGAAGCTATTCATGAAGCCCATGTAGGCCTCCTTCTCACCGAACCTGGATCAGGGCCAGGCTGGTGGGTCAGgtcaggcacctgccacccccATACTCCCAGCATGGtccccccaccccagcttcccagcACCTACGGGGCACGGTTGGCGAGGTTCTGGATGACCTTGGCAATCAGTGTGAGGGTGCGGGCTGGGCCGGGTGCTGGATGGTCTGGTGCTAAACCAAAGAGGCTGGGTGCCAGGATGGCAGGGCACAGGAGCCGCAGGAAGAGGGAGGCGCACACCAGTCGGGGGCCCAGCACCTCAGAGCCACGTTCTTTGCATGCTTCTCGCCAGCTTGAGAACACGATGCCCAGCTCCGCAGGGAACCAGCTGGTGCAGAAGAGGCAATGAATGGTCAGACGGGGAGGCTATGGGCATAAAGGTTAAAGTCATAAGGTTGGGAGTCCCAGAAGCACTGCATGATTGGTCCATGATCCTCCAGAGAGCTATTCATGAAGCCCATGCAGGCCTCCTTCTCACTGAACCTGGGGTCTGGGCTCCAGGATTGGGAATATCTGAGATAACAATGCTTGGGGTTATGAGTCAGCATGGGGCCATGGCTTATGGTGTAGCTATGGCAATCGCTGGGGATAATACTCTTATAGTTGGGGATACAGGGTCACATGAAGACAGAGGTTATGAGCTTGGATGTACTTATAATTAGACATGAGACTGGTGGGCCAGAGTACAAGATATAAAGTAGGATTGGGGCTCTGGAGGTCACCTAGGGTCAGAAGTCACTTGATTGAAGTCAGGGATTAGGTATGCAGGTTAACCTAGGGTCAGAGGTCAAGGGATTGGAATCCCAGGTCTCCTGTGATCAGTTGCATGGGATTTGAGGTGGAGGGTCACTTAAAGCCAGGGATCATGGACTTGGGGCATCATCTGGTCATAGGATTGAGGTCCTATGTTAACTGGAGCCAGTGGCATGAAATTGGGGATATGGAATCAACTGTGGTTACAGGACAAGGAATTGGGTCTCAGGTTActtggggtcagtggtgataggGTTGCATGGTGATAGGGTTGCCAGATGCAGCAAACGAAACTTCAGGACATCCAGTTAAACATGAATTTCAGATAACggagtgatttttatttatatttttacttttatttgggacagggtctctgtcaaccaggctggggtgctgcggcatgatcttagctcactgcagccttgaatcctgcgctcaagcgatcctccagcctcggctgggaatacaagtgtgtgccaccatgcctagctcatttttaaaaagctttttggagagatggagtcttgctatgttgcccagactggccttgaactcctgggctcaagcaatcctcttgtctcggcctcctaaagcattgggattacgggcgtgagtcaccacacctggttcaaatgagtaattttttagtataagcatGGTCCCAATTATTGCATCAAATTTAACTGAGTGtctcctgtattttatctggccaCCCTAAACTGGAGGTCGGGGCTAGCATGGTAAGCAGGGGTGGGCTAAGCTGCTGGGGCCCTGATTCTCACTCGTAGGAATGGATAATGGTTTCGAAGACCTCCTCGCAGCTGTTCCGAAGTCTGGCCTGGTGCTCTGGCAGCTCCGAGGCTGGACATTTGCTGGGGTCCACTTCACAGTCCTCAGTAGAAGCACAGAGACGCCGCACAACCTGTCCTGCAGCCCAGCACAGCCAGATAGGGGCTGGGGCCATGACCACCAAAACCTGCCACACCCATCCTCCAACCTTGTCTTCAGGTTATTCCGGAGGCACCCAACATCTTGGGGAGCTCCCAATTGTCCCCAGGATCCTAGCACCCCCAAAACACCACTCACTACCAGAATCCAGGTTGCTCAAGGACTCCTAGAACTTCACCCAGGTCCCCTAGCTCACCAGCAGGCCGCTGACATGGACTCTCCCCCAGCTCACCCAGGGTCTCCTGGAGGTAATCCTGTGCCACGAGCTTCATGTACTCATCGATAGCCTTGGTGGCCAATGTGTTTTCCCGGAACAGCAGCGCCTCACGGCCTCCACAGCGCGCCAGCTCCGCAGTGCCCAGGTCAGTCACCAGCGCCTAGGAAGGGCAGGAGGTCAGGTTGCACCAGATGCAGACAGAGTCCAAGGGAATTCGGATCCTTGGCTGGTCCCTCACACCAGAGGCACAGGCCCCGCCCCTCGTAGCTGATGCTTAGGCCCAGTCCTTACTGCTGGGGCTCATAACCGAGGCCGGAACCTCTAACCCTCACAGCAGAAATTTAAGCCTTTCAGCGCTGAGGTGCAACCTGGGCCCCGCCCCTCACGCGTGATGCTCAGGCCCCTGTCGCAGCTGAAGCTTAGGCTCCGCCCTTCAAGGTGTCCCGCCCCTTATGGGTGATAATTAGGTCCCGCCCCTCACAGCTGAAGCTCAGGCCCAGTCCTTCAAGGTGCCCCGCCCCTTACAGGTGCAGCTCAGCCCCAGCCCCTCACAGCTGACGCTCAGGTCCCGCCCTTCAAGGTGCCCCGCCCCTTACGGGTGATGTTCAGGCCCCGCCCTTCTAGGTGCCCCGCCCTTCTAGGTGCCCCGCCGCTTACAGGTGACACTTGGACCACGCCCCTCACACCCCTTCAAGGTGTCTCCCCCATTACAGGTGTAACTCAGGTCCTGCGCCCCAACTCCTGCCCGAAGCGCGTTATCGGTCTACCTCTGGTAGCCCCGGTCCGCGCTGTCGCGGTGCCGCACCTGCGCCCGGCCGGTGGCCCGCAGCACGCGCACCATGGCTGCCGCCAGCTCCTCCTTGGCCTGCGCAGGCAGCGCGGGCTCCAGGGCCCCGCAGAGGCGCGCATAGTGGAAGGTGAGGAACTCCGCCAGCTCCTTGTAGCGCTCGGACGGCAGCACGCGCAGGCGACGCGCCCGAATCCGCGTCCGCAGCGCTGCGCCCGCCGGCGCCCCGAGCAGCGGGAACCAGCGCTCCAGACCGGCGGCAGGCGCGCGTGGGGCGCCCAGCTCCTCCAGCGCCAGGGCCACGCGGCCCAGCACCGCGCTTCCCGGGCCCAAGCCGCGCAGCCGCAGCGACAGGCGACGTGCCGGTGGCAGCGCCTCGAAGTGGAAGCGCTCGGCCCAGAAGAGCTGGCCTGGGCCGGCCCGAGGCGCCGTGCGTGCCAGCAGCGCGCCATCCAGCCACAGCTCGGCGCGCACGCCGGGTGCCCCCGCCGCTGCCCGGGGAAGCCCCTTCGCTTCGTGCACCCACACGCTCAGCCATGTCTCTTCCCGCTCCACGTTGTCCTGCAGATGGGAGTGGGATGGGGGGAAGCGTTTTGGTTTGTTGGCACCCCGAAGAAGGCACCGCAAGTGAAGCGTGGAGCCTCAAACCTGTTGCGTCGGGTCCCTAGGGAGATTGCTGGGCCTTTGGGGAAAGAAGTGGAGCCACGGGAGTCCGGAGGCGGTTACGCGGAAGTCTTCTAGCTTTTCTGGGCTCTCCGGGAGAGTTGGGGGCTCCAGGGCATAGAAGAGTAGTACTGGAGTAAAGACTTCGCGATTGCCTGGCAGGCAGGGCTTTGGGTGCATATGGGGCCGGGAGTGGACAGAAAGGGCGGGTCTGATATTCCCGGGGCTGGTAATAGATGGAAGGGGAGTCTTGGAGCCGTTGCAACGATGCAGGCGGGGCAGGTGTGTTGGGAGCGCGGGTTATGGAGCGAGCTGGCTTTGGGTAGAGTGGAAGGGGCGGGCCAGGCCTGTGGGCGGGGTCTCCGTGTCCCGCTTTTCTGAGGGCAATGACCTGGGTGGGCTGGAATTGGCGACGAAGGTCCTCGATCCAGCGGTCTCTCTCAGCGGCCGAGCGACAAGAGAAGCAGCGGCTTCCACCCGTCCAGGTTACCTGTTGGGATGGAGAATCCAACGGTGTGATCGGTGTGATCGAGGCCAAAGGTGAAGCcaaagggtgggaggtgggactGAGGTGGAATCGAGGTGGATTGTCTGCACTTACCTGAAAGCAGTGGGGCTcccccaggaggctggggtgcagtggccagATCCGCACATCCCGCTCGGCGCCCAGGTCCAGTTCAGAGAGTGTGGCCAGCGACTCCCTAGAGCCCAGAGCACTGGGGGGTCTGGGAAGGGGGTGGGTGAGCACACCGTCATTCCTGCCTCTTCCCCATCCCCCATAGCCTGAAGGGTAGAGGAAGGCCAGGAAGGACTTCAACCCAATTCGGATCTCGTTTCTCCCCTGTGCCCCCTCCCCATGGCACCTCCTTGCTTTTAGGATAAACTCAACTCCTGGTGACCTACATGACCAAGCTGAGTCCAGATGTTGTCACCTCATCTCCCTCCACCTAATCCATCACTTTCTGAgctccagcctccctggccttgttttattttatcctatttatttatttatttatttatttgagacagagtcttgcttagtgcggtggctggatctcagctcactgcaacctccaccttccaggttcaagtgattttccttcctcagcctcccaagtagctgggatcacaggtgcccaccaccatgcctggctaattttctaatttttgtatttttagtagagatggggtttcaccatgttggccaggctggtcttgaactcctgatcccaagtgatccacctgcctcagcctcaccaaagtgtgggattacaggtgtgagccactgtgcccagccctatttatttatttatttatttatttatttatttatttattgagatggagtcttgcccttttgcccaggcaggagtgcagtggcacaatcttggctcactgcaatgtccacctcccaggtttaagcgattcttctgcctcagcctcctgagtaactgggattacaggcatgcaccaccatgcctggctaattttgtatttttagtagagatgggatttcaccacgttggccaggctggtcttgaactcctgacctcaaatattccacctgcctctgcctcccaaactgtgggattataggtgtgagccaccacacccagccctatttatttttgagacacagtcttgctctgttgcccaggctggagtgcagtggcatgatctctgtgcactgcagcctcaacttcccaggctcaagcaatcctcccactcagcctccccagtaggtgggactacaggtgcccgccaccatgcctagctaatttttgtattttttgtagaaatggggtctcactatgttgcccaggctggtcttgaactcctagactcaagcagtctgcccactttggcctcccaaagtgctgggagccacttcacccagccctCTTGGCCTTGTTTTACTTGCTTTTATCGGCCTCTTGGCCTTTGCACTtgttgttccttctgcctggaatgctttttcCACCCCCCTGTTGGCCTAGTTAACTTCCATCCAcccttcagatctcagctcaagGGTACCTTCCCTAACCCTCCCAGACCAGTTGATTGACTTAGCTCCCATTTTAGAGTTATTGTGTCAGACTTTGCCCCCACCCTGGCTCTGTGCTAGATCATTCAATGTCCCCAGCATCAACTGATGTGGGGCAGAACACAGAGGCCACAGGGGGTGTTTGGTGTAGATTGGAATGATatgcaggaggtggaggaggaggggccagTGTTGAACCCCAGCCCCTCCAGCCTCTCATACACCCTTACCCATCCCGGGGCTCCAACCtggcctttttcttctctttcagccTCTTGAGCAACCCCTGTGGGGAAGGGAATGTCAGCTGGACAGAAATCTGTGCTCCTTCCTCAGCTCCTTCCCTCCCAAGACATCCCAGAGGGTCTACTGGTCTTGGAGGACCAACACCAAGCTCAGGCTGTATTAGCAGGAATAATAAGAGCAACCAGCAGCTCCTaattctttgttcatttgtttttttaagacagggtctcgtgctgtcgcccaggctggagtacagtggtgcgatcatggctcactgcagcctcaaatttctgggctcaagtgatcctcttgcctcagctgggactacaggtgaatgtTACCATGTAGAATtggggacttgctatgttgcccaggctggtcttgaactcctggtctcaagcaatccttctgcttcagcctcccaaaatgttgggattacaggtgtgaaccactgtgcctggcccaaactcCTATTTGTAAAGCATCAATCATATATTCTCCTatactattcatttatttatttaagagatgaagtctccccatgttgcttaggctggtcttgaactcctggcctcaagcagtgctctctgctcagcctcccgagtagcttggactatagctGCGCACTGCCCTGCCTGGCTCCCGCACTCTCTATTGGCTTCCCATAAACAACCCCTAGAGAAAGGTTATTTCATTAGCTCCATTTGACAGACTGGGACTCTGAGGCCCAAAGAGGGTCAGCAACCTGCTCCAGATCACCCAGCAAGAGTGCCCTTTCAGCTTTGAGGGTCTGAGAGTCTTGGCTCTCCCCTCTACCTCCCACCTTCACTGGCTGCCTTACCCGAACGTTGTGGACCTGGTTGGGACCAGCAGTCTCTGGTTCTGTTTTTCCAGGCATCCGATCTGTGGGTCGTTACGGGTGGCAGGTTGGGGGATTGGAGTCATCTTAGATTCTGCCCCACTTTTAGAGCCTCCCAAATGCCCCAGGCCTTTCCACCCCTCAAGCTTACCTGGATCCCTGAAGTTCCCCATGGCCACGTGGATGCTGCCCTCGGAGCTAGCACTTCCCACCCGGGGCCTTCGAGGACCCTGTTCTCCCGCAGGAGTGGGTAGTCAGagagggaaggcaggcaggcaggcagaccgAGAGAGAGGCAGACACCTTCCCATtatcctccctccagcccctgcctctgttctgccctcctcctttttctttcttccctcctcccctttcccagGTGCCCCCTctcacctcctcctctcctccaagCAGCACCAGCTTCCCATCAAGCAGGGTGAAGCCCCCAATGTCCCAGACAGGCACGTTGGGTGTGGGGGCCTCAGGGATCTGTGGGGTAGGGGGCTCCAGCTCTGGCTCCGGCTCCAGCTCTGGGAAGAAGAGGAGGCACTGGGGGACTTAAGAGATGTTTTCTCTCCCTCAGGCTACCCTTTCCATTCCCGAAGGCTCATGGTGGCTTCCCTCCTAGGTGCCCCCCACCCCAGCAGCCGTATCAgactgtatgaccttgggcaagctttCATCGCTGTCTGGGCCTTGTCCCCACTAACCATGGGTAGCAGACACAACTCACCTACCATGTGCCCAGTACCCTGTATACCACTCCACACACCTTCTTGCATTGAATCCTCCAAAAGCCATTCAAAGGGCTATGataacaggctcagagaggttgagtgacttgctcagggtcacacagttTGTGAGTGGTTGGGCTGGGCTTCAGTCACAagcattcttctctctctctctttttttttttttttttttttttttgcattcttctCTTAACCAAGACATTATGTGGGTCCAAGAGGTTAAAAAACAGGAcaggggctgggcaaggtggctcatgcctgtaatcccaacatttgggaggccgaggtggggcagattgcttgagaccaggagtttgagaccagcctgggcaacataacaagaccctgtctttaaaaaatagccTGATGTgcctgggctctgtggctcacacctgtaatcctagcactttgggaggcctaggcgggtggatcatctgaggctgggagttcaaaaccagcctgaccaacatggagaaaccccgtctctactaaaaatacaaaattagccaggcgtggtggcacatgcctgtaatcccagttactcaggaggctgaggcaggagaatctcttgaacttgggaggcagaggttgcagtgagctgagattccgccactgcactccagcctgggcaaggaagtgagactgtgtctcaaaacaaaaacaaaatgggaaTATAAgcagtgagaattaaatgagcttCCAGGAAATAGGAGGGCTGAATTAGCCCTCCCAGATTGCCTGTCTGTTCCCTTGTTTTTACCACCAGGAGCAATAAATGATAACTCCCGCTTATTAACGGATCACTTAAAATATGTTGGgcctggggccgggcgcggtggctcatgactgtaatcccagcactttgggaggctgaggcgggcggatcatgaggtcaggagatcgagaccattctggttaacacagtgaaaccctgtctctactagaaatacaacaattagctgggcatggtggcgggttcctgtagtcccagctgctcgggaggctgaggcaggagaatggcgtgaacccgggaggcggagcttgcagtgagccgagatcgcgccactgcactccagcctgagcaacagagcgagactccatctcaaaaaaaaaaataaaaaaaatgctgggcCCTAGGCTAGTGTTACATTCCTGAGCCCTAATTCTTGTGATATCCATTACTCTTCTAGATCCCCCTGTGTGACACTTAGCatcatctgtcattttttttctttctttttttttttttct contains:
- the RASAL3 gene encoding RAS protein activator like-3 isoform X1 encodes the protein MDPPSPSRTSQTQPTATSPLTSYRWHTGGGGEKAAGGFRWGRFAGWGRALSHQEPMVSTQPAPRSIFRRVLSAPPKESRTSRLRLSKALWGRHKNPPPEPDPEPEQEAPELEPEPELEPPTPQIPEAPTPNVPVWDIGGFTLLDGKLVLLGGEEEGPRRPRVGSASSEGSIHVAMGNFRDPDRMPGKTEPETAGPNQVHNVRGLLKRLKEKKKARLEPRDGPPSALGSRESLATLSELDLGAERDVRIWPLHPSLLGEPHCFQVTWTGGSRCFSCRSAAERDRWIEDLRRQFQPTQDNVEREETWLSVWVHEAKGLPRAAAGAPGVRAELWLDGALLARTAPRAGPGQLFWAERFHFEALPPARRLSLRLRGLGPGSAVLGRVALALEELGAPRAPAAGLERWFPLLGAPAGAALRTRIRARRLRVLPSERYKELAEFLTFHYARLCGALEPALPAQAKEELAAAMVRVLRATGRAQALVTDLGTAELARCGGREALLFRENTLATKAIDEYMKLVAQDYLQETLGQVVRRLCASTEDCEVDPSKCPASELPEHQARLRNSCEEPPRLTIHCLFCTSWFPAELGIVFSSWREACKERGSEVLGPRLVCASLFLRLLCPAILAPSLFGLAPDHPAPGPARTLTLIAKVIQNLANRAPFGEKEAYMGFMNSFLEEHGPAMQCFLDQVAMVDVDAAPSGYQGSGDLALQLAVLHAQLCTIFAELDQTTRDTLEPLPTILRAIEEGQPVLVSVPMRLPLPPAQVHSSLSAGEKPGFLAPRDLPKHTPLISKSQSLRSVRRSESWARPRPDEERPLRRPRPVQRTQSVPVRRPARRRQSAGPWPRPKGSLSTGPAPRARPWTRDSASLPRKPSVPWQRQMDQPQDRNQALGTHRPVNKLAELQCEVAALREEQKVLSRLVESLSTHIRALTEQQEQLRGQLQDLDSRLRAGSSEFDSEHNLTSNEGHSLKNLEHRLNEMERTQAQLRDAVQSLQLSPRTRGSWSQPQPLKAPCLNGDTT